The genomic DNA ccccccccccgacacacacacacacacacacacacacacacattttattattattattcttattattattattattattattattattattattatcatcatcatcatcattatttacatattttaaaGCTGAAAGCTGACGAGTTGTAGATGTCAGCTAATGGATTTTCAAGGCTGGCAAGATGATTTAAAGCTTTCAAATTtctgtatgaaatgaaaaatattaaatttcataaagacgtcatcatatttcaatttcaatcaagcGTATCTCTCTTATCCTTCACCAATTTTTACCCATATTtctgcttgcttgcttgcttgttgaattataatcattatcattcaacGTTACACAGTGGAAATGTGcgaaaaaaaatgcttattttAGAAAAGTTGTAGCTCGTTAGAATGTCCAACCcccacatttttttaaaacatattATAAATGCTGATGATTGGTAGATGTCAGCTATTGGGTCTATGAATCTTGCAAAATTATCTAAATCTGAAGAATGCAACAAGTAaggaaatatttgaaaattcataattacgtcatcatatttcaaatttatttgagTGTGTCTCGCTTTTTCTTGATCAACTTGTACCCAAATTTTAGTATATTGTAGCTTAGATTCTAAATTGTAATTATCTTTtcatttgatgacgtcataaatggACCATTTAACGTTTTAACATTatatgactgtttttttttttttttttcgtattgaCAAGACTTTATTCAATGTATATAGCTCACTTATCTCTGGTTGGATTTTTCCcggattttgatatgttgtataGCTGgcactttgggctatcgtcatgATGCTATTAAGATGCTGCAATTCAAATTGCATCAAAGAATGTGGTTGAATTTGAAACTcggattttgatatgttgtataGCTGgcactttgggctatcgtcatgATGCTATTAAGATGCTGCAATTCAAATTGCATCAAAGAATGTGGTTGAATTTGAAACTCGGGCATCAATTTGCGGAGATGTTGCGCAATGCTTATCGTGTATGGGCAGAGCCCATAGCTTAATTATCGTCCGCTAGATGCCAAGTTCCAATATCTGTCCTCTGATAAACATTTCACAAATTACAcagatcacctaatttgtcagttaTGACAAATTTCTAAGTCTAGTTATTATATGGATCGGTTTTCATGGTGAAGTCACATTTTTCAGCTGACTTCTGATCGATTCCTTGTCCTTTTTAATCCTGCTTTGTAGATCCTGGATCCAAGGCTCGTATTGAGACAGCCATTGCTCGTTATCACAGCTACACTTGCATTCAGTTCAGGCAAAGATTCAACGAACCTGACTACTTGCACATAGTGCCAACAGAAGGGTGAGTGACAGAAAGCAATAATCATCTCGACCATGACTCCTCGTGGTCCTAATGATCTTTCTTATATTTTCCCTCTTTTTAACTATAGGATGAACTGAATAGTTATTCTGTTTCACCAGTACTTTAAGAATTAATCTGAAAAAGAACCGAAGCATTTATAGGTAAGATCACTTCTGCCTTTTCGCTGTATGCAATTCCACTGCAGTAATGAGTGTACGTATATCTCATTGTTGTACCACAGTATTTGTGTTCTCGTcgattcaacaaaacaaaaaaatgtagatAATTGGACAAAGAACTAAAGGTTGGAAGTGAACTAAAACAATAAAGATTTAGCAATGCTGTTtctggcacaaaaaaaaagaataatcagGAATTAAATTCTTAAAATTAACATTAACTAAAAGTCAGTCAAGTTGATGGGTATTCGAGGAGgtcattgcactcataaaccgATTACTTGACTTACGTGATAATCCAGTTCAATTTCTCCTTGGCCAGATGTAAAATTTAATTGATGCCGATAAGAAAAAGGGCGGTGAGTTAGCTCattcggtagcgcgtctgcctcacgataaTAAGGGTCctggttcgaacccgagtctggactgagcaatgctgtgtgtaatcataccgtcccctctataGCAAGAggaaaaacactctgtccctcggataggacatagaatggaggtcccgtgtatgaaagagtcacaactcatgcacataaCGTAAAGAGCAGaatgtttaacccggtgaagtggttccacctcacatccaactggaccccatggaagaccagcttagtgtagctgaatatgggctatccagccatcttctcagatggaaatggacaaacaaagaaacaatatgaATAGTTATATGTTTCAGATTATTTCAGTCGCCACCTATTGGCGTTGATTTCAATCGCCAACTTGTACAATTCACGTAAACTTAATAGATTTACAACAATTTAACTTATGGGAATCTACACCATACAAGCAATGCTTTTAATGGAGATTCCAGTTCATATTTGACATGCTTCATTGCTGTTCTTGATAATTTACCCATGTAAttgttttttgttatgtttatggtttatttgttgaaacttggaatatggaacaataaaacaaacaaacaacaattttgAGAATGGCAAAAGCAGAGACATCTAATCTCGCTAATAACATACTGCATATAGAAACATACAGGAGTATGGAATAATACACATGAACACATACAGATTATTACGAAAAACAGTACAACACGAGTAGAGCTATATACGttagaaaggaaaacaaaactctTCAGTTTTACAAATACAGCAAATGTAATACAGAACATTAAATTGAACGTGTTGAACATACGGGTCTAGTGAGTATGACGAGGCGAGGGGAAGAGAGGGGCTCGTCTGAAGTACAGAACATAGAGAAAGGGGTATTAATGATAACAGCAGGTCCCCCTCAAAGAGTTACCTTTACACTTTTATATAACGGTTTCTCTagctatatatttatatcattatcattatgatcaaTTCTGCAATAAGTATCGTGTTGCCATGACATTGCAACCATCTTAGTAGTCAATGTACTAGTATTCATGATTGTCATAATCACTCATTTCATATCTATAATCGTCAGGATCAAAATGTCAATGATTATCAACTTCGCTATCGTTATCTCTTTGGATAAATTTAGGTGTGTGAGGAGAGGCATCactggaaaaaaatatataatctgtaatatatatttaagaatgctagggttagggttagggtatataaaacagtatatatatattcatgcacacacatacatataacaCATAATCGAATATAATTCCTATTGTCTCTGATAATTGCAAGATGTTATTCAGCCGTTGGGAGGCAGGGCGGAAGACAGGTAGTCTCCTTGGGAGGCACCTGCACCTGGAATATCGGCACCATCGTCCACGAGTTCATGCACGCCATCGGGTTCCAGCACGAGCAGTCGAGGTCAGATCGCGACGACTACGTGTGGATCTACTGGGAAAACGTCCAATACGGTCAGAGACaagttcatttcttttatttatttatttatttctaatctTTTGTCAGGGTAGCCCATTCACCAATAATTGGTGGTGTTCCATGGAGCcctgaataatattgatgaacatgatacattaaaacaaaaacatatatgtaCAGAAGATAATTTAGATAATATAGTGTACATTGCAAAGTAACATAAGAAATATAGTGTATCCAATTTTATTATGCCGCAACAGAATGCCGATATATCAGTTACATTGCTATTGTGCTGGAATGAATCGCTAGCACAGAATAAACTTGGTGTCTTACTTTAACACACATAACGACTTTGTTTAAAAAGTCTCTTAacggggcattccagacgattttcatgatttcacatcgtgtatagtacataaatcgacagcttcagatttgtgaaatttatcgtggtctttgagcagagataccaatactctgaaaaaaaatcttaaacaaattacactgaacagtctTGGGGCCTTTTGCGTACCGCGTTGCTTAATTAGaaaattaattcaaattaaGCAAACTCGGCACGTTTGAATACTCAGAAAATGACGTAAGAGCCTcacgtatttcagaaatgtagtggtgtaattccattacaaaacCACTTCATCGATATGTTCACCTGTATAGAATGTACGCAtacttttttgttctgtttccttcaGCCCCagctcatgcattcttatggtgaaactgccatgtcatcatccttgttcattgcaatttgttatgaattttgaaaacattcttattcctcatcccaatcactataaattctgaaactctgtactcagtataagttatttatagttgttcaaatgtaaaaatctgaaaatcgtCTGGAGGTCTCCTCTAAATGAATATTATGGAGGAAGCTGATCTGATTGAATGATCTAGGTTGTTCCATTCAAGTAAAGAAGATAAGACTGGGCTACACTTGTGACAATCAGAGCGACAAGTGACAAGTTGCATACATCTTATgtgatatagatagatagatagatagatagatagatagatagatagatagatagatagatcaacTTTTGAGGGCTATCTTCCTATCTATACAGAGAAGAACAGTGCTCACTAACGTTCACACAGGTGTAGATAATAGTGGATTATTGGCGCCTTCTACGCCGAGTGTCCCGCAACCCACAAGAGGCAAATCGCTGATCGCACCTCACGTGCGTTGCGTGAAACTTGGAGTAACAAAGCACCGATAAATAATCACTGGTTATCTACCTGTATGAACCTTGTCTCTTTGTATTCATGCATGGAtgtatggatagatagatagatagatagatagatagatagatagatagatagacagatagatataaatgaaatttaatGCAGATGTACGGACATTCTCGTGTGTCATCACTCGGGTTTGGCTGTAAGAGTAATAAGGGGAATAGTGATTTGAGATACCACTGCTCATTTCCAGGTATGGAGTTCAATTTCCAAAAATTTGATGCGTTCGCCACTGACAATCTTGGGACCTCGTACGATTACCTGTCCGTGATGCATTACCCGCTCACTGCCTTCTCCTCCAACGGACTACCAACCATGGCTCTCCTCACCACGGGATTTAATCCAGATGAGATTGGCGACAGGAACGACTTCAGTGGGAATGATGTCTACAAAGTCAACGCTTACTATAACTgtttaggtaaaaaaaaaaaaaggaacaacaaAAAGCCTCAAGGCGTTCACTAGAGtaaatcatcatcatgttttgtttttaaaactaTCTCTTGTGTAGACAATGGACATGCATGTGTATATCTTTTCTTGACCTTCAACTTGTGTACacgtagtgtgtgtgtgtgtgtgtgtgtgtgtgtgtgtgtgtattgagtgtgcttttgtgtgtgtgtttttgggTCGGATTATGTTTGGAGCAGGTATAGGGGTACGGAACTGAGTTAAGTGATACCCTGCATGATTGTGAAAATAGGCGTAGATTCTTATTATAgcgtgtgtattttttttttttaagtggagTTTGTTTTATCGGTTGCAAATTCAGAATAGAATCAGCACTGAGATGATCTTATATCTTGGTTTTGGAAATCAAGTTAAATGATGTGGTGAAAGGAAATTAATTTGTTAACGTAAATATGCCAGGAATGACGTACGAGATCATACAATCATGTTCAGTATGATAAACATCCATTTGATCATGTGACTGTTCTGTGCACTgcatattatattattttcacATGGACAAGGggaaaatgatttatgtttattgGGGATGGATTCAAAGCATTGCCAAAAGTGTGGGGTTTTTGTCACCATAAGTAATACACATGTATGAATTcataaattgattaaaaaaagcaaACCAATTTGCTCGTTACACGTCCCATAGCACCGACTCCTACTTGCGAGGACTTGAGCAGCGGATGCCACAACTGGGCGCTGGGAGGATACTGCAACCATCCAGATTACCAGAGCTACATGTCCTCAAACTGCCCGCTCAGCTGTGGCGCTTGTGCGAGAGCGCCAGCACgtaagttgtttgtttgttcgtttttgcttgtttgtttgtttgtttgtgttttttagtgtgtgcatgtgtgtgggggtgtctgtgtatgtgtttgtgttagtGTGTTAACCCAAAAAGTGTATTTTTTCACCCTTTCCTTCAATCAATGAACACTGTAGCGTGCACTTCTTCACCATGACCATTCTTCACATTCACTGGACCAACTTTAAGGAGCACAGGCCCCGTGATCCTACCAACCCAGTCAGCATTAAAAGGCCTCAGCACACAGAGCTCGGTAACGGCAAcggtctgttgttgttgttgttgttgtttttttttttttttgctatggtgcgccaaaaagaaaccatgtctggttctgttaaaaaaaaaatcaataattgtgtacaaaatcacccaaaattgtattattatgtcaaaatcaagagcaGCAAAATCAAGAGCAGCAAACTCACCAGTCCGGAATAtctattttgtaacaaaattactAGCGggaaagtgatattgtaacagaactGGACATAGTTCCTTTTGGCGCtccatagcaaaaaaaaaacaaaaacaaaacaaaaacaaaacaaacaacaaacaaacaaacaaacaaacaacaacaattaaacgaacaaaaacaaaaaaccccaaacgGATCGTTGCCGTTACCGTGCTCGGTGTGCCAAGGCAAAGTGGcggatccgggggggggggggggcgcaccgggcgctcgtaccctctttattttttgttaaaacaaaagaaatgaaaagaaaaatgggggcgtgtgtgcccccccccaccctttaattttttaaagGCGCCTCCTCTTTcaagaattcctggatccacccctagGTACACATATCTTTTGAAGCTATAGGTTCTTTTGACTGTTCCTTTCGTCTAAGCCGTTGCAGCCTCAAACACTTATTTCAAAAAGCCTTTGTGTCCTCCTTGTCCAGGTTTTGTGCATGCCTCTGTTATAAATATTTATGTTTTCAGTCATGCGTCAATGATAGCAAAGGAAATGTTGATGCTGTTAATGTATCTcacggttgttgttgttgttgtatctttttttttgtcgcatCGGAACTACacatttttcatcttcatctttttcATCGATCTATTTTCTATTATCAAGGACCAAATTGTACCATAATCATATTTGTTTAACTTTTGATGTGGGTGAATCCGCGACTTGAacataaaattgaattgaattgaattgtattgtgttgtattgtattgtattgtattgtattgtattgtattgtattgtattgtattgtattgaaaTGAGTTGAATGTGACTTGATGGAATTGAAGTTTCTTGactgttttgttcttgttgttgctgttgttgtcgttgttccTCCAGCGGAACCGACCAAACCAAGCACTGGATGTCGTGACGCCCATGAACGATGCCCCGAGTGGGCAGGGAAGAACGAGTGCGTGAATCGATCTCGAGCCTGGATGGAGGCGAACTGTGCCGTCAGCTGCGGAAAGTGTGTTTCTTCCCCAAGCcgtgagttgttgttgttgttgttgttctccgTTCTGTCGATGTTATGCACTGtaagaccagggaggtggaagtgtctctcttccacctccctggtaagaCTTTTGTTAGGCTTGTCCTGggggtgcgggggggggggggtggttcatGAAGCGTTTTATCAGATATCTGTTTCTGACAAACTgatataagctactgaaatccttgcatgaGACAAATCGTTTTcctgaaatgccccccccccccttattccGTCCTTAACTGAGATGCATCTATTACGTGAGTGATTATTTATTCACCAAATTCAGAGTAAAACATGACCTACAAGCTGACAACGCGACAAAAGATCCAACCGCATTGTTAATGTGTCATAACGTTTGTAACTGTGTTTGCTTCAAAATTACATCGTAAACGTATgcttatgtatgtatataatatttatgtgaTGTGCTCATATATgtaagctcttcatatatatatatgtatatatatatatatatatatatatatatacacatgtatatatatatatatatatatatatatatatatatatatattacatatgtgtgtgtgtgtgtgtgtgtgtgtatctgtgtatgggtcatactttttttttgtaatcgctACGCACATTTTAAATGGAATGTTTGTTAAGTGAAAGTGAAATACATTATGATGCGTGAGGAGAACATATTGTACTGTAAAgcattttatttaaaaaaataaacagaaaaatagaagaattaaAGCAAGAGATTGGGCATTGTCTAAGAATGTCCTTCCAAGCATGAACGTTTTTTCCTACGAGCCTGCCtcttattatgataataattgtaTGACTAACACCTCACCGCATTTTCCTACACATCCGAATTTTCTGGTAACAGGTGAAACCACATCCTCCAAAGGACAGGGAATTCCTTTCAATACTCTCCTTTGACCAAGCCCTCGTTTTAGGcagggaaaaacaaaagaacacagTTTGTGATTGACGATTACCAATACAAACTACGTTCAAGATGCGGAATTGTAAAGTTCCGATTCTTTCCACGAAGCAGCGATATTGAAACCAACCAAAGTACATGCAATGTTGGGATAGAATGTGTCTGAACCTTGCAGGTGTCCCCTTGTTGTGTGGGTAAATCCTTTGCTATATTTTTCACACGAAATCGAAAGGAATGAAATATACTGcacttcaaatgaaatgaaatgaaataaaatataattttattcatatttcactCTATTTACATTGTAACATAAACTTTCTATTTCTAAAACTAGTTCTATTCTTAGGGATATGAAGACCATTTATTTGACTTGTTGAGTGATCATATTATAGGCCCTATAACATTATTCTTTTCGAGCATTTCcttaaaaaatataaatgattttaGTCTTGTAATAAGCTAACAATGgtgaccttttttgtttgtgtgtgggggggggagatgatATGTAGTTACTGAATTCTGTGCTATAAACTGaccttttttcttgtttcttatATTATTTAAAGGAAGGATCATTATACTACGCACCTTCCTTtcttttcggattaacgaacctttgtttgttttgtttttttcaaatcaacaaACAACGAACAACGAACATCACCCATATCTGTGTTTTTTGAAGACATGcatatattatgcaaatttatgtatGTTAAATATATTAATGCTTGTGATTCACTTGTTGCTAAACACCCGTtctattttcttattcttcaaGAAGAGCAATCAAATTATGTCTTTAATTGGAAAGATGAAATTGAATGCACGATTTGTATTTCACTTTAGTGCCATGCTTGTAAGAATTATTGCAGTTCTTAAAGTGGCGTATTGGTTGCATGGTTGTacctatggggcgccaagtgttgcatggtctctttcattacgaaatcggtcatttcgtcgacgaaatgactgatttcgtaacgaaagaGACCATGCGACACTTAGTGCCCCATATATGCCACGGTTGTCTTCATCCATTGATTTTCCGATCGGAAGCAGAGCCGTGCAAGGACGAGCGCCTGGAGTGCAGCGAGAGAGCCCGGGCTGGAGAGTGCATGTCGGAGCCCGACTTCATGCTGGCCTTTTGCAGGAGAAGCTGTGGACAGTGTGATATGAACCGTGAGTGAAATCCTTTCCCTTGTCCTCCTATGAAcaagttcatttatttcatttcatttcatttccgacaaaaGCATAGAATACAATCTGacatttgcataaacaaaaaatTAGAGAACAAAGTGACTTTTGCGTATTCAAGCGAAATTGATGCTGATCATTAATATAACTTAAGGAAATGCATAGGTAAACTTGAACTTTAACGtgtgaaggaaaaaaatgtcggaaatggagggaacTGCTAAAAAGCACAGCTTCTTGACAAGATCTTTTGCCTGATATTCATCTATCAAAGCGGCTTGATCAAGACCACAACAATGAACGATAAAAGGGCTAAACTTGAcagactatatatatatatatatatatatatatatatatatatatatatatatgatatcacatttttattctattgtgatgacctccgccaaggaaggaggttatgttttcatcggcgttgttttgttttgttgtgttttttttttgtgggtgtttttgtttttgttttgttttgtttttgttttgttttttttggggggggtctgtttgcaaaatatctCAAGAAGTTGTaaacggatttgaatgaaacttgcaggaaaagttgataatgatcGATATAGGGAACACaatttttggtagtgatccggtattttatggatttttgacaGATGTTTTATATTTCGGCATATAGGGTCAATAAACTTGGAAGTCCAAGCTGCGCTTATTTGAGGCTTGCATACGTGCAGTAAATCGTGTGCTCTACTCTGGCTAGgcgcagctggaagctgatgacgtaacaaaaggcttttATTTCgggaaattgggcaattttcaATATATGCGTGAAtggatggaaatgagctgcttggtggaggacTGCGCTCTCACAATGCATTTCTAGTTACTATTTTGATTGCAACTATCAATGTTGTTAAACATTACATTAGCCTATTCTCATCATTTTCGtggtcattttcatttttcataatcatgatatcagtattgttgttgttgtttttttttattgttaccATGATGATCCTTGTCGTTATAACCCTAGAATGTAGAGACAACGAAGATATGTGTAAGATCTGGGCTCGATTCGGCGAGTGCGACAAGAACCCGGCCTACATGCACGTCGAGTGCCAGGAGAGCTGTAATCTCTGCGGGAAAAACTTCAACATCACACGTGAGTAGCATTATGTAACCTGACTGGCTTTTATATTGCTTACAGCGTAACCCTGTTGCCCGTAGCAACACATAAGATAAAAgaatatgtaatacacactGATCTTGGGCAGCCGTAATTCTGTTGATTACACACATTCGCAGGTAGCTTTCAGAGACAgcattatgatatcattattatctggGGTTCTAGGAATGGTTGATCGACTGAAGCGTGTATTTATGAATCAGTGAAtcgtttcttgttttgttttgttttgttttggggttttttcttGTCAGTTACTTTCTGTCAGTGAGAAGAAAATATCCGTAGATGGCGTTGTTTGTCCTAGTAATGCTGTGAGCTTCAGACTTTCGGATGGACATTTCAGGTTGATGGTtgttattttgtacaaaaatagtttttttttttcctaataaaACATATGACATGGGTCTACTAACATCCCTTACAGTAGAGACGAAAAATGCCATTGCATATAGTAATCAGAACGGCAAATGATATTTAACATCACTGTTTATTCACAAAGTTTTGTCTCTTCAAATTGACATTCAGAGTTTGTCAGATCTCATTTTGTACCAACAAGGTAATGAACAGGAAAGCTTGCTTACCAGCATAGCATTATGCCATAAAAAACATCGTTTTTaatcggtttttttttaatccttctCAATTCAGCTGAATGCGTTGACGCTAACGGGAACTGCGCCCTGTGGAAGGCCGAAGGCATGTGCGAGGAAAATGCAAAGTACATGACGAAAATGTGTCCGGCCAGCTGCGGCATCTGCGACGGCGATGTGGCTCCCATGCCGGGAGACGGAGACGACGATGAAGGCGATGGCAACGGCGACGGCGACGGCGACGGCCCGGTCACTCCCG from Diadema setosum chromosome 9, eeDiaSeto1, whole genome shotgun sequence includes the following:
- the LOC140232920 gene encoding zinc metalloproteinase nas-13-like codes for the protein MKESTFPPSTPAYTEENYNITGDLNENGVPQLVIDQRTPSKGDLQKFGTYMQDDTMSEISRINTRMTNRMKDHLLQYDIWVPYNVTEYGDLQIGSTLRRNAVRERGYQWPNGIVYYWIDDLFDPGSKARIETAIARYHSYTCIQFRQRFNEPDYLHIVPTEGCYSAVGRQGGRQVVSLGGTCTWNIGTIVHEFMHAIGFQHEQSRSDRDDYVWIYWENVQYGMEFNFQKFDAFATDNLGTSYDYLSVMHYPLTAFSSNGLPTMALLTTGFNPDEIGDRNDFSGNDVYKVNAYYNCLAPTPTCEDLSSGCHNWALGGYCNHPDYQSYMSSNCPLSCGACARAPAPEPTKPSTGCRDAHERCPEWAGKNECVNRSRAWMEANCAVSCGKCVSSPSQPCKDERLECSERARAGECMSEPDFMLAFCRRSCGQCDMNQCRDNEDMCKIWARFGECDKNPAYMHVECQESCNLCGKNFNITPECVDANGNCALWKAEGMCEENAKYMTKMCPASCGICDGDVAPMPGDGDDDEGDGNGDGDGDGPVTPGVCGGTPAWSMTSSMGLVLFCWLLGRQF